A window of the Leucothrix mucor DSM 2157 genome harbors these coding sequences:
- the soxB gene encoding thiosulfohydrolase SoxB, translating to MSLNRREFLQMLAAASAAGFQLNNAYAGEAILSSKAANPYDLPKFGNVSVLHYTDCHAQLNPIYFREPGINIGVGDMKGRVPHLVGKHYLDHFGIAPNSMEAHAFTNLNFAEAAQKYGKVGGFAHLKTLVDQLRANRPDALLLDGGDTWQGSWTALKTNAQDMVDAQLALGVDVMTAHWEMTFGADRVVEIIENDFAGKIDFVAQNIITNDFEEPVFEPYVIKEINGVPVAIIGQAFPYTPIANPRHFVPDWSFGIRDDRMQEMVDEARGKGAQAVILLSHNGMDVDLKLATRVTGIDAIMGGHTHDGVYQPVIVENSGGKTLVTNAGSNGKFLGVLDLEVKGGKVTDYRYKLLPVFSNLIKADKGMSDLIEKIRAPYQKELAEELAVCDDVLYRRGNFNGTFDQLICNALMEGLDAPIAFSPGFRWGTSVLPGQPITFEHVADQTALTYGTVTRNLMSGELIKEVLEDVADNLFNPDPYYQQGGDMVRVGGLQFSFDPTAKMGSRVSDMELDGKALDAKKEYPVAGWASVQENVPENKPIWDVVAGYLKDKKTIGAVELNVPRLKGVTGNPGIEG from the coding sequence GTGAGCCTGAACCGCCGAGAGTTTCTACAAATGCTTGCCGCCGCTAGTGCCGCAGGTTTCCAGCTGAATAATGCTTATGCCGGTGAGGCAATACTCAGCAGTAAGGCGGCTAACCCGTATGACCTCCCCAAGTTTGGCAATGTGTCCGTGCTGCATTACACCGACTGCCATGCGCAGTTAAATCCTATCTATTTTCGTGAACCCGGCATCAATATTGGCGTTGGCGATATGAAAGGCCGCGTGCCGCATTTGGTGGGTAAACACTACTTGGATCATTTTGGCATCGCGCCAAACTCGATGGAAGCGCACGCCTTTACCAATCTCAACTTTGCAGAAGCCGCGCAAAAATATGGCAAAGTCGGTGGCTTTGCCCACTTAAAAACCTTGGTTGATCAACTGCGCGCTAATCGCCCTGACGCTTTGTTATTAGATGGTGGCGATACTTGGCAAGGCTCCTGGACCGCTCTTAAAACCAATGCGCAAGATATGGTCGATGCCCAATTAGCATTGGGTGTGGATGTAATGACCGCGCATTGGGAAATGACCTTCGGCGCTGACCGCGTGGTTGAGATTATCGAAAATGACTTTGCCGGTAAAATTGATTTTGTCGCGCAGAACATTATCACCAATGATTTTGAAGAACCGGTATTTGAGCCTTATGTGATTAAGGAAATCAATGGCGTGCCCGTGGCCATTATCGGACAGGCTTTCCCTTACACCCCAATTGCCAACCCGCGCCACTTTGTACCGGATTGGAGCTTTGGAATTCGTGATGATCGTATGCAGGAAATGGTGGATGAAGCACGTGGCAAAGGTGCGCAGGCTGTCATTTTGCTGTCGCATAATGGTATGGATGTGGATTTGAAACTGGCCACCCGCGTAACCGGTATTGATGCGATTATGGGCGGCCATACTCACGATGGCGTGTATCAACCCGTGATCGTTGAGAACTCTGGCGGCAAAACCTTAGTCACCAATGCGGGTTCTAATGGTAAATTTTTAGGGGTACTGGATCTGGAAGTTAAAGGCGGCAAGGTCACGGATTATCGCTACAAACTGCTGCCGGTATTTTCGAATCTGATCAAAGCTGACAAAGGCATGAGTGATCTGATTGAGAAAATCCGCGCGCCGTATCAGAAAGAACTCGCTGAGGAGTTAGCGGTTTGCGATGACGTGCTGTACCGACGCGGTAACTTCAATGGCACTTTTGACCAGCTGATTTGTAATGCGCTAATGGAAGGGCTGGATGCGCCGATTGCTTTCTCTCCGGGGTTTCGCTGGGGTACTAGTGTGTTGCCCGGTCAGCCGATTACCTTTGAGCATGTTGCCGATCAGACCGCCCTCACCTACGGCACAGTAACGCGCAATTTAATGAGTGGTGAGCTGATTAAAGAAGTGCTGGAAGATGTGGCTGACAACTTGTTCAACCCAGACCCTTATTATCAGCAAGGTGGGGATATGGTGCGGGTGGGTGGTTTGCAGTTTAGCTTTGATCCGACGGCTAAAATGGGCAGTCGGGTGTCTGATATGGAATTAGATGGCAAGGCACTGGATGCTAAGAAGGAATATCCGGTGGCGGGCTGGGCAAGTGTGCAGGAGAATGTGCCGGAGAATAAGCCTATCTGGGATGTGGTGGCGGGGTATTTAAAGGATAAGAAAACGATTGGGGCGGTGGAGTTGAATGTGCCTCGGCTTAAGGGGGTGACGGGGAATCCTGGTATTGAGGGATAG
- the betC gene encoding choline-sulfatase produces the protein MPQPNILILMVDQMTGTLLDDAMINHLHIPNLRKLIDRGVKFDNAYTSSPLCTPSRGSFMTGMLPSRNGVYDNAAEFKATTPSFAHYLRDMGYQTALSGKMHFVGPDQLHGFEERLTTDIYPADFGWTPDWENPLERIDWWYHNLSSVTEAGVAEISNQLEFDDDVAYHAKLKLYQYARRLDPRPFALTVSFTHPHDPYVSRREFWDLYDHDAIPMPVTPTIPYAEQDAHSQRLYDAVDYTNFEVTDADIRNARHGYFANISYLDDKIGEILAVLDQCDFSDSTQIILCADHGDMLGERGLWYKMSFFEGSSRVPFVITAPDRFKPGCVKTPVANHDILPTLIELAGGDPTKLVCEIDGRSVVGLASGQEDPERAAYSEYCAEGSVAPMIMIRRGAYKFNYCPNDPTQLFNLETDPQELNNLADDPDYTDLIEAFTEEMNQRWDFEQFTREVKLSQACRKLVDSANRKGHFTAWDFQPQQDSKERFMRNHMDLNVLEANNRYPKPK, from the coding sequence ATGCCACAACCGAATATCCTGATTCTCATGGTCGATCAAATGACCGGCACCCTGCTAGACGATGCCATGATCAATCACCTGCACATTCCCAACCTGCGTAAACTGATCGACCGTGGCGTGAAATTTGATAACGCCTACACCTCCAGCCCTTTGTGCACCCCTTCTCGTGGCAGCTTTATGACTGGCATGTTGCCATCGCGTAACGGCGTGTATGACAATGCCGCCGAGTTTAAAGCCACAACCCCAAGCTTTGCGCACTACCTGCGCGACATGGGTTACCAAACCGCCCTCAGTGGCAAAATGCACTTTGTTGGCCCTGATCAGTTACACGGCTTTGAAGAGCGCTTGACCACCGATATTTACCCCGCTGACTTTGGCTGGACGCCGGATTGGGAGAACCCTCTGGAGCGTATCGACTGGTGGTATCACAACCTAAGCTCAGTCACTGAAGCCGGTGTCGCGGAGATCAGCAATCAGTTGGAATTTGATGATGATGTGGCGTATCACGCTAAGCTAAAACTCTACCAATATGCGCGCCGCCTTGATCCACGCCCTTTTGCCTTAACTGTCAGCTTCACGCATCCGCATGACCCTTATGTCTCGCGCCGCGAGTTCTGGGATTTGTATGATCACGATGCTATTCCAATGCCGGTCACTCCCACCATCCCTTATGCTGAGCAAGATGCGCACTCACAGCGCCTGTATGATGCAGTGGATTACACTAATTTTGAGGTGACCGATGCCGATATTCGCAATGCGCGCCATGGCTACTTTGCAAATATCAGCTATCTGGACGATAAAATCGGTGAGATTTTAGCGGTATTGGATCAGTGTGATTTCAGCGATAGCACCCAAATTATTCTGTGTGCTGATCACGGCGATATGCTGGGTGAACGTGGCTTATGGTACAAAATGAGTTTCTTTGAAGGCTCTAGTCGCGTGCCCTTCGTGATTACTGCGCCAGACCGATTTAAGCCAGGCTGCGTTAAAACACCAGTAGCCAATCACGATATTCTGCCAACCTTGATTGAGCTGGCGGGTGGTGACCCCACCAAACTCGTCTGTGAAATTGATGGGCGCAGTGTAGTTGGTTTGGCCTCCGGACAGGAAGATCCTGAACGCGCTGCCTACTCGGAATATTGCGCTGAAGGCTCAGTCGCTCCAATGATTATGATTCGTCGCGGGGCGTATAAGTTTAACTATTGCCCGAATGATCCAACGCAATTGTTCAATCTTGAGACTGATCCGCAAGAGTTGAATAACTTAGCGGATGATCCGGACTACACCGACCTCATAGAAGCATTCACCGAGGAAATGAATCAACGTTGGGACTTTGAACAATTCACCCGCGAAGTAAAGCTTAGTCAGGCCTGTCGAAAGCTGGTTGATTCTGCCAATCGCAAAGGCCATTTCACAGCGTGGGACTTCCAACCACAGCAAGATTCTAAAGAACGCTTTATGCGCAATCATATGGATTTGAATGTGCTGGAAGCCAATAACCGCTACCCTAAACCGAAGTAA
- the betA gene encoding choline dehydrogenase: MQTKEYDYVIVGAGSAGCVLANRLTEDANVSVLLLEYGGSDRSIFIQMPTALSIPMNTKKYNWQYESQPEPNLDNRLMHCPRGKVLGGSSSINGMVFVRGNAGDFDEWEAHGATNWGYKDCLPYFKKMEDWAFGADDFRGTGGPLAVNNGNNRQNPLYDTFVKAGQQAGYMKAEDYNGESQEGFGPMHMTVKNGVRWSTANAYLKPAMSRPNLTVETHALSRRILLEGKKAVGIEYEQGGTIKQVKAKRDVIVSAGPIGSPQLLQVSGIGPADVLKKAGIEVKHDLPGVGENLQDHLEFYFQYKCKQAITLNGKLNLFSKALIGMRWILFKTGLGATNHFESCAFIRSNDKVAFPDLQYHFLPAAMRYDGNAAFDGHGFQVHVGHNKPFSRGSVRVKSADFSEKPEIQFNYLQTPEDIEAFRQCVRLTREIIEQPAFDEYRDGEIQPGEAVQTDEEIDAFVRQAVESAYHPSCSCKMGTDDMAVVDPETRVRGIEGLRVVDSSIFPTIPNGNLNGPTIMLAERAADLIKGKGMLEAL; the protein is encoded by the coding sequence ATGCAAACTAAAGAATATGATTACGTGATTGTGGGTGCTGGTTCGGCAGGTTGTGTCTTGGCCAATCGCCTGACGGAAGATGCGAATGTGTCTGTGCTGTTATTGGAGTACGGTGGCAGCGACCGCAGTATTTTCATCCAGATGCCGACCGCCTTATCCATCCCGATGAATACCAAAAAATACAACTGGCAGTACGAGTCACAGCCTGAGCCTAATTTGGATAATCGCTTAATGCATTGTCCGCGCGGTAAAGTGCTGGGTGGTTCTTCCTCCATTAATGGCATGGTGTTTGTGCGCGGAAATGCAGGCGACTTTGATGAGTGGGAAGCGCACGGAGCCACTAACTGGGGCTATAAAGATTGCCTGCCGTATTTTAAAAAGATGGAAGATTGGGCCTTTGGTGCCGATGATTTTCGTGGAACTGGCGGCCCGCTAGCGGTCAATAACGGTAATAATCGCCAAAACCCGCTATACGATACCTTTGTGAAAGCTGGCCAGCAGGCGGGCTACATGAAAGCCGAAGACTACAACGGTGAAAGTCAGGAAGGCTTTGGCCCGATGCACATGACGGTGAAAAACGGCGTTCGTTGGTCAACGGCAAATGCTTATTTGAAGCCTGCCATGAGCCGCCCGAATTTGACGGTAGAAACCCATGCGCTGAGCCGCCGTATTTTGCTGGAAGGCAAAAAAGCCGTTGGTATTGAATATGAGCAGGGCGGCACGATTAAGCAGGTTAAAGCCAAGCGTGACGTGATTGTAAGTGCAGGGCCGATTGGTTCGCCACAGTTACTACAAGTCTCTGGCATTGGGCCAGCAGATGTTCTGAAAAAAGCAGGCATTGAAGTAAAACATGATCTGCCTGGTGTGGGTGAAAACCTGCAAGATCATTTGGAGTTCTATTTCCAGTACAAATGTAAGCAAGCAATTACACTAAATGGCAAGTTGAATCTATTTAGCAAAGCGCTGATTGGTATGCGTTGGATTCTGTTTAAAACAGGGCTGGGCGCGACCAATCACTTTGAGTCTTGCGCGTTTATTCGCTCAAATGACAAAGTAGCTTTCCCTGATCTGCAGTACCATTTCCTGCCAGCGGCCATGCGTTATGATGGTAATGCGGCATTTGATGGTCATGGCTTTCAGGTGCATGTTGGTCATAACAAGCCTTTTAGTAGGGGCTCTGTTCGGGTTAAGTCTGCTGACTTTAGCGAGAAGCCGGAGATTCAGTTTAACTACCTGCAAACGCCGGAAGATATTGAAGCCTTCCGCCAGTGTGTGCGATTGACTCGTGAAATTATTGAGCAACCAGCCTTTGATGAATACCGCGATGGCGAGATTCAGCCGGGTGAAGCGGTGCAGACTGATGAGGAGATTGATGCCTTTGTACGTCAGGCGGTGGAGAGTGCTTATCATCCATCGTGCAGCTGTAAGATGGGTACAGATGATATGGCTGTGGTTGATCCTGAAACCCGGGTGCGTGGGATTGAAGGGTTACGGGTTGTGGACTCTTCGATTTTCCCGACGATTCCAAATGGGAATTTGAATGGGCCTACGATTATGTTGGCTGAAAGAGCGGCGGATTTGATTAAGGGTAAGGGGATGTTGGAAGCGCTATAA
- the bmt gene encoding betaine--homocysteine S-methyltransferase — protein MTNCLRDLLKMRPYLLADGATGTNLFAMGLQTGDSPELWNVDHPDRIAANYVSFIEAGSDIVLTNTFGGTTFRLKLHDAQDRVTELNEAGARIARECADATTERKILVAGSMGPTGELMEPMGALTMESATAAFAEQAQALAAGGADILWIETMSSLEEVQAALAGAATTDLPTVCTVSFDINGRSMMGVTPADLVNLYEHSEHPPTACGSNCGVGASELVVAILNMGNASDNEENIYVAKANCGIPEYVEGKIHYNGTPEIMADYVRMAIDAGARIIGGCCGTTPEHIRAMREALDEHIKGEKPTVAEVEARLGEVSVGAKAQNRGEMSVMEGAISGGDGAPRESRRRKRD, from the coding sequence ATGACTAACTGCCTTCGTGACTTATTAAAAATGCGTCCTTATTTATTGGCCGATGGTGCAACTGGCACCAATCTGTTCGCGATGGGCCTGCAAACCGGTGACTCACCGGAGTTGTGGAACGTTGATCATCCGGATCGCATTGCGGCCAATTATGTGAGCTTTATCGAAGCAGGCTCTGATATTGTGCTAACCAATACCTTTGGTGGCACCACCTTTCGCTTAAAGCTGCACGATGCGCAAGACCGCGTAACCGAGCTGAATGAAGCAGGCGCACGCATTGCCCGTGAATGTGCTGATGCCACCACTGAACGCAAGATTTTAGTGGCCGGCTCAATGGGGCCGACTGGCGAGCTAATGGAGCCAATGGGCGCACTGACCATGGAATCTGCGACCGCCGCTTTTGCTGAACAAGCTCAGGCACTGGCAGCCGGTGGTGCAGATATTTTGTGGATTGAAACCATGTCGTCACTGGAAGAAGTGCAAGCAGCCTTAGCTGGCGCTGCAACGACTGACCTGCCGACAGTGTGCACCGTGAGCTTTGATATTAACGGCCGCTCGATGATGGGTGTTACACCGGCTGATTTGGTGAACCTGTATGAGCACTCCGAGCACCCGCCAACGGCGTGTGGCTCTAACTGCGGTGTCGGTGCTTCTGAGCTGGTCGTTGCTATTTTGAATATGGGCAACGCTTCGGACAATGAAGAGAATATCTATGTGGCTAAGGCCAACTGCGGTATTCCGGAGTATGTCGAAGGTAAGATTCATTACAACGGCACGCCTGAAATCATGGCCGATTATGTGCGTATGGCAATTGATGCGGGTGCTCGGATTATTGGCGGCTGCTGTGGTACGACACCAGAGCATATTCGTGCGATGCGTGAAGCACTGGATGAGCACATTAAGGGTGAAAAGCCGACAGTGGCTGAAGTTGAAGCGCGGCTGGGTGAGGTTTCAGTTGGCGCTAAAGCGCAGAATCGAGGTGAGATGAGTGTGATGGAGGGCGCGATTTCGGGTGGTGATGGTGCGCCACGTGAGTCGCGTCGTCGTAAACGTGATTGA
- a CDS encoding AzlC family ABC transporter permease, whose product MATQRVDWGLFLQGARDTLPLIVAAIPFGIVYGAMAQAAGLTQWEALGMSLFVFAGSSQFIAVTLLASAAAFPVIAMTVFIVNLRHMLYSASLMQAAKQVPALLRVPMAFWLTDETYAVVANRLRAKQDSGTGFYTYYIGSALTMYLNWQLCTWIGVMVGESVPDMTQWGLDIAMVVAFIGIVVPALQHLAHWACAATAAVSILLTYDWPHQSGLLFSSLLAIAVGILVLKRQQACEQARASHE is encoded by the coding sequence ATGGCAACACAACGCGTAGACTGGGGCTTATTTCTACAAGGCGCTAGGGATACGTTGCCACTGATTGTCGCGGCGATTCCGTTTGGAATTGTGTATGGCGCAATGGCACAGGCGGCGGGCTTAACGCAATGGGAAGCGCTGGGCATGTCCTTATTTGTGTTTGCGGGCTCTTCGCAATTTATTGCCGTCACTTTGCTGGCCAGTGCAGCCGCCTTTCCAGTGATTGCGATGACGGTGTTTATCGTCAATCTGCGCCACATGTTGTATTCCGCCAGTTTAATGCAAGCGGCCAAGCAGGTTCCTGCCTTGCTGCGAGTGCCGATGGCCTTTTGGCTGACCGATGAAACCTACGCAGTAGTGGCCAATCGCCTGCGGGCCAAGCAAGACTCCGGCACCGGCTTTTACACCTACTACATTGGCTCTGCACTGACGATGTATCTCAACTGGCAGCTGTGTACCTGGATAGGTGTAATGGTTGGCGAGAGCGTGCCAGATATGACGCAATGGGGATTGGATATTGCGATGGTGGTTGCCTTTATCGGGATTGTGGTTCCTGCACTGCAACACTTGGCGCATTGGGCTTGTGCAGCAACCGCTGCCGTGAGTATCTTGCTGACTTATGATTGGCCGCATCAAAGTGGCTTGCTGTTTTCCTCATTGCTGGCCATTGCGGTGGGCATTCTAGTATTAAAACGACAACAGGCATGTGAACAGGCGAGGGCAAGTCATGAGTGA
- a CDS encoding AzlD domain-containing protein, with the protein MSDYWWLIVGMTALTFLPRYLPLALAGKVHIPPLLAQALEFVPIAVLTAIIVQVSLVRDGSVMISTENPYLIASVLAFLTALKTRHLMLTIVVGLVTFSLCRFIL; encoded by the coding sequence ATGAGTGATTATTGGTGGTTAATTGTTGGGATGACGGCGCTGACATTCTTGCCGCGTTATTTGCCATTGGCATTAGCGGGTAAGGTGCATATTCCGCCATTATTGGCGCAGGCGCTGGAATTTGTACCGATTGCCGTATTGACGGCGATTATTGTGCAGGTGAGTTTGGTGCGGGATGGGAGTGTAATGATCAGCACGGAGAATCCTTATCTGATTGCGTCCGTGCTGGCCTTTTTAACGGCACTGAAAACCCGTCACCTTATGCTGACGATTGTCGTCGGACTGGTTACGTTTTCTCTGTGTCGTTTTATCTTATAG
- a CDS encoding DUF3461 family protein, protein MSDYPTLAEMDVKRTDQIKHYTLHQEGNDGDVLKIFYERQKGSFLPDRKTFRFGRSAKMVSTGDIHQPTREIHEISPFLSRAVSELDELIAKRGSIVDQKQHILERMSQIEQEIKSAHEEIRSLLHKL, encoded by the coding sequence ATGAGTGATTACCCAACGTTGGCGGAAATGGACGTCAAACGTACAGACCAAATTAAACACTACACGCTACATCAGGAAGGCAATGATGGCGATGTACTAAAGATTTTTTATGAGCGCCAAAAAGGCTCTTTCTTGCCGGACCGCAAAACATTCCGTTTTGGCCGTTCTGCTAAGATGGTTTCTACGGGCGACATCCATCAGCCAACGCGCGAAATCCATGAGATTTCACCGTTTCTGAGCCGAGCAGTTTCTGAGCTGGATGAGTTAATTGCTAAGCGTGGATCTATCGTTGACCAGAAGCAGCACATCCTTGAGCGCATGTCTCAGATCGAGCAGGAAATTAAATCTGCACACGAAGAAATTCGTAGCCTGCTACACAAGCTATAA